A window of Rhododendron vialii isolate Sample 1 chromosome 11a, ASM3025357v1 contains these coding sequences:
- the LOC131307210 gene encoding L-type lectin-domain containing receptor kinase IX.1-like: MLLIKFKLEPSPSVKPTTMINNLLRIHLQSPTKLSLLFVSMFTFFFFLLIPFATPLEFSLPSITPDNSLAFNSINTTGDAYISANGIQLTPDPNDYTNTSFLQHKIGRATYFQPLHLWDSATGDLTDFSTNFSFLIQGENYGEGITFFLSPNGSNIPPDSGGGGLGLVNENGTSTFVAVEFDTYRNTWETSFPINHVGININTMKSVKNQFWESGIFFGKKNEAQIKYDSSTKNLSVAFTYYENDGAVFKNLDFLVDLRAHLPEWVTFGFSGSTGSSYEKNSIQSWEFSTARLGIDDGGKDAGKGADKTGLVVGLSVGFGVLVLIGLIFLGLWRKSRGRKKDEPLPIRERSMDDEFKRGTGARKFSYEELEIATDNFSEERKLGEGGFGGVYRGFLKEMNSEVAVKRVSSGSKQGLKEYTSEVRIISQLRHRNLVQLMGWCHDKGELLLVYEFMPNGSLDSHLFKAKSLLTWDIRYTIAQGLASAVFYLHEEWERCVVHRDIKSSNVMLDSNFHAKLGDFGLARLVDHEEQVETTVVAGTRGYMAPECLITGKASKESDVYSFGVVALEIACGRRPIEPNARQNEVKMVDWVWELYGNGKILEAVDPRLGVEYDEKIMECLMVVGLWCANPDWVHRPSIRQAILVLNFEVPLPVLPEKMPMPTSFGPQGNSFGSYANSSFYASGSSSQVQSSSYSGNSNNSVAKSLPSHPAPAAVSFSSPHGITT, encoded by the coding sequence ATGTTACTTATAAAGTTCAAGCTTGAACCAAGTCCAAGTGTGAAACCAACCACAATGATCAATAACCTTTTAAGAATCCATCTCCAATCACCTACTAAGCTTTCACTTCTTTTTGTCTCCATgttcaccttcttcttctttctgttgATCCCTTTTGCAACCCCTCTGGAATTCAGTCTCCCATCCATAACACCGGACAATTCATTGGCATTCAACTCCATAAACACTACCGGAGATGCTTACATCTCCGCCAATGGCATCCAACTCACTCCAGACCCAAATGACTACACCAACACTTCATTTCTCCAACACAAGATTGGCCGCGCGACCTATTTCCAACCCCTTCACTTGTGGGACAGCGCCACGGGAGATCTCACGGACTTCAGCACGAATTTCTCCTTCCTGATTCAAGGAGAAAACTACGGCGAAGGGATTACCTTTTTCCTTTCTCCTAATGGTTCTAACATTCCACCGGACTCGGGTGGCGGTGGACTTGGCCTGGTTAATGAGAATGGAACATCTACGTTTGTTGCAGTGGAATTCGATACTTATAGAAACACATGGGAAACCAGTTTTCCCATCAATCATGTGGGTATAAATATCAACACTATGAAGTCTGTGAAAAATCAGTTTTGGGAGagtggtattttttttgggaaaaaaaatgaagcccAGATAAAGTATGATTCGAGTACCAAAAACCTTAGTGTTGCATTCACTTATTATGAGAATGATGGTGCAGTTTTTAAGAATCTTGATTTCTTAGTTGATCTAAGAGCTCATTTGCCAGAGTGGGTTACTTTTGGTTTCTCTGGTTCAACGGGGTCGTCCTACGAAAAAAATAGCATCCAGTCATGGGAATTTTCCACTGCCCGTTTAGGAATCGACGATGGAGGAAAAGACGCCGGGAAAGGGGCGGACAAGACGGGATTGGTCGTGGGATTGAGCGTTGGTTTTGGTGTGTTGGTTttgattggtttgatttttttagggTTGTGGAGAAAAAGTAGAGGGAGAAAAAAGGACGAGCCATTACCAATACGAGAACGATCAATGGACGATGAATTCAAAAGGGGCACCGGGGCTAGGAAATTCTCTTATGAGGAATTGGAGATAGCGACGGATAATTTCTCGGAGGAAAGGAAACTTGGAGAGGGGGGATTTGGCGGGGTTTACAGAGGATTTCTAAAGGAAATGAATTCTGAAGTTGCTGTTAAGAGGGTGTCAAGTGGGTCAAAACAAGGCCTAAAAGAGTACACATCGGAAGTGAGAATCATCAGCCAGTTGAGGCACAGGAACTTGGTGCAACTCATGGGTTGGTGCCACGATAAAGGCGAGCTCTTGCTAGTTTACGAGTTCATGCCTAATGGAAGCCTGGACTCTCATTTATTCAAGGCGAAAAGTTTGTTAACTTGGGATATAAGGTACACAATCGCACAAGGCCTAGCCTCAGCAGTGTTCTATTTACACGAAGAATGGGAGCGGTGCGTGGTGCATAGGGACATAAAATCGAGCAACGTGATGTTGGATTCAAATTTCCATGCCAAATTGGGAGATTTCGGGCTAGCTAGACTGGTCGACCATGAGGAACAGGTCGAGACCACCGTTGTGGCGGGGACTAGAGGTTACATGGCTCCAGAGTGTCTTATCACAGGAAAAGCTAGCAAGGAATCAGATGTCTACAGTTTTGGGGTCGTGGCATTGGAAATAGCATGTGGGAGGAGGCCCATTGAGCCGAATGCACGGCAAAATGAGGTCAAAATGGTGGATTGGGTGTGGGAACTGTATGGAAATGGGAAAATTCTCGAGGCAGTTGACCCGAGACTAGGCGTCGAATATGATGAAAAGATCATGGAGTGTTTGATGGTTGTTGGGCTCTGGTGTGCGAACCCAGATTGGGTCCATAGGCCCTCCATCAGGCAAGCAATTCTGGTGCTGAATTTTGAAGTTCCATTGCCTGTACTTCCGGAGAAAATGCCCATGCCGACGTCTTTTGGTCCTCAGGGAAATTCTTTCGGATCTTATGCTAATTCATCGTTCTACGCATCCGGGAGCAGCAGTCAAGTACAGTCTTCTAGCTATAGTGGCAATAGCAATAACAGTGTTGCAAAGTCGCTGCCTTCTCATCCTGCTCCTGCTGctgtttctttttcctctccCCACGGGATTACAACCTAA